Proteins encoded within one genomic window of Amycolatopsis sp. 2-15:
- the carA gene encoding glutamine-hydrolyzing carbamoyl-phosphate synthase small subunit: MSTANGTRVPAALVLEDGRVFRGAAYGARGRTLGEAVFCTGMTGYQETLTDPSYHRQIVVQTAPQIGNTGWNDEDDESARIWVSGYVVRDPARTPSNWRSKRGLDEELARQGIVGIAEVDTRTLTRHLREQGAMRAGVFSGDALGSDEQMVAEVLASPQMKGADLAGEVSTDKPYVVEAQGERRFRVAALDLGIKSNTPRLMAQRGIEVHVLPAATTVEELLAVEADGVFLSNGPGDPATTTHATALTKAVLEREIPLFGICFGNQILGRALGLGTYKMRYGHRGINIPVIDVATGRVAITAQNHGFALEGEPGQRFESPYGAAQISHYCPNDDTVEGVRAFDVPAFSVQYHPEAAAGPHDAAPLFDEFVELMEKKA; encoded by the coding sequence GTGAGCACCGCGAACGGCACCCGCGTCCCCGCCGCCCTGGTTCTGGAAGACGGCCGGGTCTTCCGCGGCGCGGCCTACGGCGCGCGCGGGCGGACGCTCGGCGAGGCGGTGTTCTGCACCGGCATGACCGGCTACCAGGAGACGCTGACCGACCCGTCCTACCACCGGCAGATCGTGGTGCAGACCGCACCGCAGATCGGCAACACCGGCTGGAACGACGAGGACGACGAGTCGGCCCGCATCTGGGTCTCGGGCTACGTGGTGCGCGACCCGGCCCGTACGCCGTCCAACTGGCGCAGCAAGCGCGGCCTCGACGAGGAGCTGGCCCGCCAGGGCATCGTCGGCATCGCCGAGGTCGACACCCGCACGCTCACCCGCCACCTGCGCGAGCAGGGCGCGATGCGCGCCGGGGTGTTCTCCGGCGACGCGCTGGGCAGCGACGAGCAGATGGTGGCCGAGGTCCTGGCGAGTCCGCAGATGAAGGGCGCCGACCTCGCGGGCGAGGTCTCCACGGACAAGCCCTACGTCGTCGAGGCGCAAGGCGAACGGCGCTTCCGCGTCGCCGCGCTCGACCTGGGCATCAAGTCCAACACCCCGCGCCTGATGGCGCAGCGCGGCATCGAGGTCCACGTGCTGCCCGCCGCGACCACGGTCGAGGAGCTGCTCGCGGTCGAGGCCGACGGCGTTTTCCTCTCCAACGGCCCGGGTGACCCCGCGACCACCACGCACGCCACCGCGTTGACGAAGGCCGTGCTGGAGCGCGAGATCCCGCTGTTCGGCATCTGCTTCGGCAACCAGATCCTCGGCCGCGCGCTGGGGCTGGGCACCTACAAGATGCGCTACGGCCACCGCGGCATCAACATCCCGGTGATCGACGTGGCCACCGGCCGCGTCGCGATCACGGCGCAGAACCACGGCTTCGCGCTCGAAGGCGAGCCGGGCCAGCGGTTCGAATCGCCCTACGGCGCCGCGCAGATCAGCCACTACTGCCCCAACGACGACACCGTCGAGGGCGTGCGCGCCTTCGACGTGCCGGCGTTCTCGGTGCAGTACCACCCCGAAGCCGCGGCCGGTCCGCACGACGCGGCGCCCCTGTTCGACGAGTTCGTTGAGTTGATGGAGAAGAAGGCCTGA
- a CDS encoding transporter, with amino-acid sequence MDRFFLTLGIVVFFLLCLWGMWVGWRRKSRSQSAQVPPFPGIPGDPGEILLESTGLYVSTTTAGNWQDRVVTRGAGLRTGAVWRLHPGGIAVERGGAPDFWIPREAVTGIRRDSKIAGKVMGTDALLVITWRAGDADLDTGFRGDELDDYPQWIDQLSPDNSDHDIKGGAQ; translated from the coding sequence ATGGACCGGTTCTTCCTCACGCTGGGGATCGTCGTCTTCTTCCTCCTGTGCCTGTGGGGCATGTGGGTGGGCTGGCGGCGCAAGTCGCGCTCGCAGAGCGCGCAGGTGCCGCCGTTCCCGGGAATTCCCGGGGATCCCGGTGAGATCCTGCTGGAGTCGACCGGGCTCTACGTCAGCACCACCACCGCGGGCAACTGGCAGGACCGGGTCGTGACGCGGGGCGCGGGGCTGCGCACCGGCGCGGTCTGGCGCCTGCACCCCGGCGGCATCGCGGTGGAACGCGGTGGCGCGCCCGACTTCTGGATCCCGCGCGAGGCGGTCACCGGGATCCGGCGCGACTCGAAGATCGCCGGGAAGGTGATGGGCACCGACGCGCTGCTCGTCATCACCTGGCGAGCCGGAGACGCCGACCTCGACACCGGCTTTCGCGGCGACGAACTCGACGACTATCCACAGTGGATCGACCAGCTTTCCCCCGACAACTCGGATCACGACATCAAGGGAGGTGCCCAGTGA
- a CDS encoding dihydroorotase: protein MSLVIKGARPYGEGEPVDVLVEDGVITAIGAVEVPEDAEVVEAEGQVLLPGFVDLHTHLREPGREDTETIETGSAAAALGGYTAVFAMANTDPVADNALVTDHVWRRGQEAGLVDVHPIGAVTVGLKGEKLAELGTMAKGTAAVRVFSDDGVCVADPLLMRRALEYSTALDAVIAQHAEEPRLTVGAQANEGENSARLGYPGWPASAEESIVARDCLLALHAKARLHVCHVSTSGTVDVLRWAKERGTKVSAEVTPHHLLLTDERLATYDPVNKVNPPLRTGGDVEKLRAALAEGVIDCVATDHAPHAVQDKDTEWSAARPGMLGLQTALSVVVRAMVEPGLLDWRGVARVMSERPAAIGNLPDHGRPLEVGEPANLTLVDPSAEWTVRGAELASISANTPYEGMRLPAVVTATVLRGRITAREGKIC from the coding sequence GTGAGCCTCGTGATCAAGGGCGCCCGCCCGTACGGGGAGGGCGAACCGGTGGACGTCCTCGTCGAGGACGGCGTGATCACCGCGATCGGTGCCGTCGAGGTCCCGGAAGACGCCGAGGTGGTCGAGGCCGAGGGCCAGGTGCTGCTGCCCGGGTTCGTCGACCTGCACACCCACCTGCGCGAGCCCGGCCGCGAGGACACCGAGACGATCGAGACCGGCTCGGCCGCCGCGGCGCTGGGCGGCTACACGGCCGTGTTCGCCATGGCCAACACCGACCCGGTGGCCGACAACGCGCTCGTGACCGACCACGTGTGGCGGCGCGGGCAGGAGGCCGGGCTGGTCGACGTGCACCCAATCGGCGCCGTCACTGTGGGCCTCAAGGGCGAGAAGCTCGCCGAGCTCGGCACGATGGCCAAGGGCACCGCCGCGGTGCGCGTGTTCTCCGACGACGGCGTGTGCGTGGCCGACCCGCTGCTGATGCGCCGCGCGCTGGAGTACTCGACCGCGCTCGACGCCGTGATCGCCCAGCACGCCGAGGAACCGCGGCTCACGGTCGGCGCGCAGGCCAACGAGGGCGAGAACTCAGCGCGCCTGGGCTACCCGGGCTGGCCGGCTTCGGCCGAGGAGTCGATCGTCGCGCGCGACTGCCTGCTCGCGCTGCACGCCAAGGCCCGCCTGCACGTCTGCCATGTGTCCACTTCGGGCACCGTCGACGTGCTGCGCTGGGCGAAGGAGCGCGGAACCAAGGTGTCGGCCGAGGTCACGCCGCACCACCTGCTGCTCACCGACGAGCGCCTGGCCACCTACGACCCGGTGAACAAGGTGAACCCGCCGCTGCGCACGGGCGGCGACGTCGAGAAGCTGCGCGCGGCGCTGGCCGAGGGCGTGATCGACTGCGTCGCCACGGACCACGCGCCCCACGCCGTGCAGGACAAGGACACCGAGTGGAGCGCCGCGCGCCCGGGCATGCTGGGCCTGCAGACCGCGCTCTCGGTCGTCGTCCGCGCGATGGTGGAGCCGGGCCTGCTCGACTGGCGCGGCGTCGCCCGCGTGATGAGTGAGCGGCCCGCCGCGATCGGCAACCTGCCCGACCACGGCCGCCCGCTCGAGGTCGGCGAGCCCGCGAACCTGACTCTCGTGGACCCGAGTGCCGAGTGGACGGTGCGCGGCGCGGAGCTCGCCAGCATCTCGGCGAACACCCCGTACGAGGGAATGCGGCTGCCCGCCGTGGTGACGGCCACCGTGCTGCGCGGGCGGATCACCGCGCGCGAAGGGAAGATCTGCTGA
- a CDS encoding aspartate carbamoyltransferase catalytic subunit: MKHLLATDGLDADTATAVLDTADELKHTLLGREVRKLPTLRGRTVITLFYENSTRTRVSFEIAGKWMSADVINVSASSSSVNKGESLRDTALTLAAAGADCVIVRHPASGAAHRLSGWLAEAGTAVVNAGDGTHEHPTQALLDAATLRERLGSLKDRRVAIVGDVLHSRVARSNIHLLSTLGAEVVLVAPPTLLPVGVETLPVTVSHDLDAELPAVDAVMMLRVQAERMHGGFFPSSREYSISYGLSERRQRLLPDHAVVLHPGPMLRGMEIASAVADSPASAITEQVRNGVHVRMAVLYHLLASEGAAA, from the coding sequence GTGAAGCACCTGCTCGCCACCGACGGGTTGGACGCCGACACCGCCACGGCCGTCCTCGACACCGCCGACGAGCTGAAGCACACGCTGCTCGGCCGGGAGGTCCGCAAGCTGCCGACGCTGCGCGGCCGCACGGTGATCACCCTGTTCTACGAGAACTCCACCCGCACGCGCGTGTCGTTCGAGATCGCCGGGAAGTGGATGAGCGCCGACGTGATCAACGTCTCGGCGTCGAGCTCCTCGGTGAACAAGGGCGAGTCGCTGCGGGACACCGCGCTCACCCTCGCCGCCGCGGGCGCCGACTGCGTGATCGTCCGGCATCCCGCCTCGGGCGCGGCGCACCGGCTGTCGGGCTGGCTCGCCGAGGCCGGCACCGCGGTGGTCAACGCGGGCGACGGCACCCACGAGCACCCCACGCAGGCGCTGCTCGACGCGGCGACCCTGCGCGAGCGGCTCGGGTCGCTGAAGGACCGCCGGGTGGCGATCGTCGGCGACGTGCTGCACAGCCGCGTCGCCCGGTCGAACATCCACCTGCTGAGCACCCTCGGCGCGGAGGTGGTGCTCGTCGCGCCGCCGACGCTGCTGCCGGTCGGCGTGGAGACGCTGCCGGTCACGGTCTCGCACGACCTCGACGCCGAACTGCCGGCCGTCGACGCCGTGATGATGCTGCGGGTGCAAGCCGAACGCATGCACGGCGGGTTTTTCCCGAGCTCGCGCGAGTACTCGATCTCCTACGGCCTGTCCGAGCGCCGCCAGCGGCTGCTGCCGGACCACGCCGTGGTGCTGCACCCCGGCCCGATGCTGCGCGGGATGGAGATCGCCTCGGCGGTCGCCGACTCCCCGGCCTCGGCCATCACCGAACAGGTCCGCAACGGCGTCCACGTGCGCATGGCGGTCCTCTACCACCTCTTGGCCAGTGAAGGAGCCGCTGCGTGA
- the pyrR gene encoding bifunctional pyr operon transcriptional regulator/uracil phosphoribosyltransferase PyrR, translating into MSSRPRGAAEPVGERELLSAGDVARTIARMAHQVIEKTAVGAGASGDLGSPGDQAPPVLLGIPTRGTPLATRLAGKIGEFSRVVPPTGALDVTLYRDDLRRRPPRALEQTQLPPGGIDDRVVILVDDVLFSGRTIRAALDALRDHGRPRAVQLAVLVDRGHRELPIRADYVGKNVPTARAEGVSVLLSETDGRDAVLLRAPEGESR; encoded by the coding sequence TTGTCGTCACGTCCGCGTGGCGCGGCGGAACCGGTCGGGGAGCGCGAGCTTCTTTCGGCCGGCGATGTCGCGCGCACGATAGCCCGGATGGCCCATCAGGTCATCGAGAAGACCGCAGTCGGTGCGGGTGCTTCCGGTGACCTCGGCTCACCCGGTGATCAAGCCCCGCCGGTGTTGCTGGGCATCCCCACCCGCGGTACTCCGCTGGCCACCCGGCTCGCCGGGAAGATCGGTGAGTTCTCACGCGTCGTCCCCCCGACAGGGGCCCTCGACGTCACCCTGTACCGCGACGACCTGCGCCGCCGTCCACCGCGCGCGCTCGAACAGACGCAGCTGCCGCCCGGCGGCATCGACGACCGGGTGGTGATCCTGGTCGACGACGTGCTGTTCTCCGGCCGCACCATCCGCGCCGCGCTCGACGCCCTGCGCGACCACGGCCGCCCGCGCGCCGTGCAGCTGGCCGTGCTCGTCGACCGCGGCCACCGCGAGCTGCCGATCCGCGCCGACTACGTCGGCAAGAACGTGCCCACCGCGCGGGCCGAGGGCGTGTCCGTGCTGCTGTCCGAAACGGACGGGCGCGACGCGGTCCTGCTCCGCGCGCCGGAAGGAGAATCCCGGTGA
- the bldD gene encoding transcriptional regulator BldD, translating to MGDYAKALGAKLRGIRQQQGLSLHGVEQKSGGRWKAVVVGSYERGDRAVTVQKLAELADFYGVPVVELLPEGRVPSGAEPATKIVINLERLQQLPAEKVGPLARYAATIQSQRGDYNGKVLSIRTEDLRSLAIIYDMTPGELTEQLIDWGVLPPEARPSKED from the coding sequence ATGGGCGATTACGCCAAGGCGCTCGGGGCCAAGCTCCGCGGGATCCGCCAGCAGCAGGGACTCTCCCTGCACGGGGTCGAGCAGAAGTCGGGCGGCCGCTGGAAGGCCGTCGTCGTCGGCTCGTACGAGCGTGGCGACCGCGCCGTCACCGTCCAGAAGCTGGCCGAACTGGCCGACTTCTACGGTGTACCGGTGGTCGAACTGCTGCCGGAGGGCCGTGTGCCCTCGGGTGCCGAGCCCGCCACGAAGATCGTGATCAACCTCGAGCGGCTCCAGCAGCTGCCCGCGGAGAAGGTCGGCCCGCTCGCGCGGTACGCGGCCACGATCCAGAGCCAGCGCGGCGACTACAACGGCAAGGTGCTCTCCATCCGCACCGAGGACCTGCGCTCGCTCGCGATCATCTACGACATGACCCCCGGTGAGCTCACCGAACAGCTCATCGACTGGGGCGTCCTGCCGCCCGAGGCTCGTCCGTCCAAAGAAGACTGA
- the nusB gene encoding transcription antitermination factor NusB: protein MADKQKPHPNRGGAISRRQARRRAVEMLYEASQRGTDPVTLLADRVGSTDVDPVADYTITVVEGVTTHREQVDELLAEHSQGWTLDRMPPVDLAVLRVGVYEMLWSSDVPDPVAIDEAVGLAKELSTDDSPRFVNGVLGRIGTIADRLRAVL from the coding sequence ATGGCGGACAAACAGAAGCCGCACCCGAACCGCGGCGGTGCGATCAGCAGGCGGCAGGCCCGCCGGCGTGCCGTCGAGATGCTGTACGAAGCGTCGCAACGCGGCACCGACCCGGTCACGCTGCTGGCCGACCGGGTCGGGTCCACCGATGTCGACCCGGTCGCCGACTACACGATCACCGTCGTGGAGGGCGTCACGACCCATCGCGAGCAGGTCGACGAGCTGCTCGCCGAGCACTCGCAGGGCTGGACCCTGGACCGCATGCCGCCGGTCGACCTGGCGGTGCTGCGGGTGGGCGTCTACGAGATGCTCTGGTCCTCCGACGTGCCCGACCCCGTCGCGATCGACGAGGCCGTGGGCCTGGCGAAAGAGCTCTCCACCGACGACTCGCCGCGCTTCGTCAACGGCGTGCTCGGGCGCATCGGGACGATCGCCGACCGCCTGCGGGCCGTGCTCTGA
- the efp gene encoding elongation factor P, translated as MATTNDLKNGLVLNLEGQLWTVTAFQHVKPGKGGAFVRTTLKHVLTGKVVDKTFNAGTKVETATVDRRNMTYLYKDGQDFVFMDGDTYDQITVPAEVVSDNANYMLENTEVQVAVHENEALYVELPTSVEILIQHTDPGLQGDRSTGGTKPATLETGAEIQVPLFVSTGEKIKVDTRDGRYLGRVSG; from the coding sequence GTGGCCACCACCAACGACCTGAAGAACGGGCTCGTCCTCAACCTCGAGGGCCAGCTCTGGACCGTCACCGCGTTCCAGCACGTCAAGCCGGGCAAGGGCGGTGCGTTCGTGCGCACCACGCTCAAGCACGTGCTGACGGGGAAGGTCGTCGACAAGACCTTCAACGCCGGCACGAAGGTCGAAACGGCCACCGTGGACCGCCGGAACATGACCTACCTGTACAAGGACGGTCAGGACTTCGTGTTCATGGACGGCGACACCTACGACCAGATCACGGTTCCGGCCGAGGTCGTGTCGGACAACGCCAACTACATGCTCGAGAACACCGAGGTCCAGGTCGCGGTGCACGAGAACGAGGCGCTGTACGTCGAGCTCCCGACCTCGGTCGAGATCCTCATCCAGCACACCGACCCGGGCCTGCAGGGCGACCGCTCCACCGGCGGCACCAAGCCGGCGACGCTGGAGACCGGCGCCGAGATCCAGGTCCCGCTGTTCGTCTCGACCGGCGAGAAGATCAAGGTCGACACGCGTGACGGCCGGTACCTCGGCCGCGTCTCCGGCTGA
- a CDS encoding M24 family metallopeptidase, which yields MPETHAHRRGALRSLITESGVDALLVTDLLNIRYLTGFTGSNAALLVHAGGEAQTVFCTDGRYTTQSASEVPDLERVMGRASDRVLADFAARAHSTYGRTGFESQHVSVEDHEALKVRFDKVTLIRTPGLIEQLRAVKDEVEVAALRSACAAADRALADLLAAGGLSAGRTELEVARDLENRMLEHGSSEPSFATIVAAGPNSAIPHHQPTGAELREGDFVKLDFGATVDGYHSDMTRTFVLGKAADWQRELYDLVHRAQAAGTAAVFPGADVSEVDAAARSVIAAAGRAEEFAHGLGHGVGLEVHEAPSLATTGVGTLSAGMAVTVEPGVYLAGRGGVRIEDTLVVRDSGPELLTLSTKDLVAV from the coding sequence GTGCCTGAAACCCATGCTCACCGTCGCGGCGCGCTGCGGTCCCTGATCACCGAGTCCGGGGTCGACGCGCTGCTGGTCACCGACCTGCTCAACATCCGCTACCTCACCGGGTTCACCGGGTCGAACGCTGCGCTGCTCGTGCACGCCGGCGGCGAGGCGCAGACCGTGTTCTGCACCGACGGCCGCTACACGACCCAGTCGGCGTCCGAGGTGCCCGATCTCGAACGCGTGATGGGCCGCGCCAGCGACCGCGTGCTCGCCGACTTCGCGGCCCGCGCCCACTCGACCTACGGGCGCACCGGGTTCGAAAGCCAGCACGTGAGCGTGGAAGACCACGAGGCGCTCAAGGTGCGCTTCGACAAGGTGACGCTGATCCGCACGCCCGGGCTAATCGAGCAGCTGCGCGCGGTGAAGGACGAGGTCGAGGTCGCGGCCCTGCGCTCGGCCTGCGCGGCGGCCGACCGCGCGCTCGCCGACCTGCTCGCGGCCGGCGGCCTGAGCGCCGGGCGCACCGAGCTGGAAGTGGCGCGCGACCTGGAGAACCGCATGCTGGAGCACGGTTCGTCGGAGCCGTCGTTCGCCACGATCGTGGCCGCCGGGCCCAACTCGGCGATCCCGCACCACCAGCCCACCGGCGCCGAGCTGCGCGAAGGCGACTTCGTGAAGCTCGACTTCGGCGCGACCGTCGACGGGTACCACTCCGACATGACCCGCACGTTCGTGCTCGGCAAGGCCGCCGACTGGCAGCGCGAGCTCTACGACCTGGTCCACCGCGCCCAGGCGGCCGGTACGGCGGCCGTGTTCCCGGGCGCCGACGTGTCCGAAGTGGACGCCGCGGCGCGCTCCGTGATCGCCGCCGCGGGCCGCGCGGAGGAGTTCGCGCACGGCCTCGGCCACGGCGTCGGGCTCGAGGTGCACGAGGCGCCCAGCCTCGCTACCACGGGCGTCGGTACACTGTCCGCCGGTATGGCGGTCACCGTCGAGCCCGGCGTCTACCTCGCGGGGCGCGGTGGCGTGCGCATCGAGGACACGCTCGTCGTGCGGGACTCCGGGCCCGAACTCCTCACCCTGAGCACCAAGGACCTCGTGGCCGTCTGA
- a CDS encoding B-4DMT family transporter, translating to MLGAWLTRGLVMAAVHAAAMTLLAKWSVFHPTDQTVITSVTLAVLVGVAALWSAVDGWRGKPDRGRAWFIASLVAGVVSGILYVIGRAVFVDQTGTSELGAALTGGAAFSALLVLVPAGLGLFVGSRVRRPAPEDDEPEPEDDEDDGSGSQSGQLELPEPEAEPACAPRPKPSPVSRPAGARGRRRPTVAGRSPSPRPR from the coding sequence ATGCTGGGTGCCTGGTTGACTCGCGGGCTGGTCATGGCCGCCGTCCACGCCGCCGCCATGACGCTGCTCGCCAAGTGGTCCGTGTTCCACCCGACCGACCAGACGGTGATCACGTCCGTCACCCTCGCCGTGCTGGTGGGCGTCGCGGCGCTGTGGAGCGCGGTCGACGGCTGGCGCGGCAAGCCGGACCGCGGCCGCGCCTGGTTCATCGCGTCGCTGGTCGCCGGCGTCGTCTCCGGCATCCTGTACGTGATCGGCCGCGCGGTGTTCGTCGACCAGACCGGAACCTCGGAGCTGGGCGCGGCGCTCACCGGAGGCGCGGCGTTCTCGGCGCTGCTGGTGCTGGTGCCGGCCGGGCTGGGGCTGTTCGTCGGCTCGCGCGTGCGGCGGCCGGCACCGGAGGACGACGAGCCGGAGCCCGAGGACGACGAGGACGACGGTTCGGGCAGCCAGTCGGGTCAGCTGGAGCTGCCGGAACCCGAGGCCGAACCGGCCTGCGCGCCGCGGCCGAAGCCGTCGCCGGTCAGCCGCCCAGCGGGAGCCCGGGGGCGTAGGCGTCCCACTGTCGCGGGTCGATCTCCGTCACCTCGGCCCCGTTGA
- a CDS encoding beta-xylosidase produces the protein MHPFRGGVRRPARALFALALSGVVVAGCSDSYAQTQADGPGHGGIAGGKPAPAKPPRPANVPLETAKARQSNGVVAAGAADAVYNYGPTAMVENGKTRLWWCSQYGSAAPPGDDILYAEAPSADGPFTGPGGGAPIAVLSGSPGAFDGVHTCDPSVLRVGGTYYLYYTGAAGDHALGNAIGLATSPDGIHWTRAAGGRPILGPSHDVHRDNVYGAGQPSVVFLDGWYYLMFTDTTGRAAGWNGAGQFVIRSHDPAFRSGVEALGDQGFAPVAGTAAPRERSVVDGFSADLEWVGALDAFVIAHETADGTSLTFWDKDFTLQPYTPVVIPGAWKEGPGLIRRPDGHAPTSVTDPCDTVSFDVVRATAIGSASAPTGLKHFGLDVQGAGGCSSPDRVTTTFDGVAMPSPDRRMDLFRRGVRIRVDRRSVAAALAGEVVDRPLAPVAGLPVKTTLKSGTNVVHSDGHGYGVVLGNELYGLPDTTIVDLNGAEVTEIDPRQWDAYAPGLPLGG, from the coding sequence ATGCACCCGTTTCGTGGCGGGGTTCGGCGACCCGCGCGAGCCCTGTTCGCCCTGGCATTGTCGGGGGTCGTGGTGGCGGGCTGCAGCGACAGCTACGCGCAGACCCAGGCCGACGGACCCGGCCACGGCGGTATCGCGGGCGGCAAGCCGGCTCCGGCGAAACCCCCGCGCCCGGCGAACGTCCCGCTGGAGACCGCGAAAGCCCGCCAGAGCAACGGAGTGGTCGCGGCCGGAGCCGCCGACGCGGTGTACAACTACGGCCCCACCGCGATGGTCGAAAACGGCAAGACTCGCCTGTGGTGGTGCAGCCAGTACGGCAGCGCGGCCCCGCCCGGCGACGACATCCTCTACGCCGAAGCGCCTTCGGCCGACGGTCCGTTCACGGGACCCGGTGGCGGCGCGCCGATCGCGGTCCTGTCCGGTTCGCCCGGCGCGTTCGACGGCGTGCACACGTGCGATCCGTCCGTGCTGCGTGTCGGCGGTACCTATTACCTGTACTACACGGGCGCGGCGGGCGACCACGCGCTCGGCAACGCCATCGGCCTCGCGACGAGCCCCGACGGCATCCACTGGACCCGCGCGGCTGGCGGGCGCCCGATCCTCGGTCCCTCGCACGACGTGCACCGCGACAACGTCTACGGCGCCGGCCAGCCCTCGGTCGTGTTCCTCGACGGCTGGTACTACCTCATGTTCACCGACACCACCGGCCGCGCCGCCGGCTGGAACGGCGCCGGCCAGTTCGTGATCCGCTCGCACGACCCGGCGTTCCGCAGCGGCGTGGAAGCGTTGGGGGACCAGGGTTTCGCGCCCGTAGCGGGCACCGCCGCGCCGCGCGAGCGCTCGGTGGTCGACGGGTTCAGCGCCGACCTCGAATGGGTCGGCGCGCTCGACGCGTTCGTGATCGCCCACGAGACCGCGGACGGCACCTCGCTCACCTTCTGGGACAAGGACTTCACGCTCCAGCCCTACACGCCGGTGGTGATCCCCGGTGCCTGGAAGGAAGGGCCCGGCCTCATCCGGCGCCCGGACGGCCACGCGCCGACGTCGGTCACCGACCCGTGCGACACCGTCTCGTTCGACGTCGTGCGCGCGACCGCGATCGGTTCCGCGAGCGCGCCGACGGGCCTGAAGCACTTCGGTCTCGACGTGCAGGGAGCCGGCGGCTGCTCGAGCCCCGACCGCGTGACCACGACGTTCGACGGCGTCGCGATGCCGTCACCGGACCGCCGGATGGACCTGTTCCGCCGCGGCGTGCGCATCCGCGTCGACCGCCGCTCGGTTGCCGCCGCCCTCGCGGGCGAGGTCGTGGACCGGCCGCTCGCGCCCGTCGCCGGGCTGCCCGTGAAGACGACGCTGAAGTCGGGCACGAACGTGGTCCACTCGGACGGTCACGGGTACGGCGTGGTGCTCGGAAATGAGCTCTACGGCCTGCCCGACACCACGATCGTGGACCTCAACGGGGCCGAGGTGACGGAGATCGACCCGCGACAGTGGGACGCCTACGCCCCCGGGCTCCCGCTGGGCGGCTGA
- a CDS encoding GNAT family N-acetyltransferase, which translates to MTPELTTDRLRLRALTEADTDAVVAVFADPEMSRFFAADFSDPAQARAMVARRLAYDGPEGQGHWVVEHEGEVVGVAHLRPSSELPGAVAELGYYVAAKHAGKGFATEAGRALVAHGLTTLGLPAVWALVHEGNAASLAITQRLGFLDVGSGVHYGDGHRVLVALPTAHGRPHHIELWVPDLARAERSWGWLLGRLGWREFQRWPDGVTWRLGPTYLVVEASPAMAAGPHERLRPGLNHLALHVATRAEVEEFAQGGPGWRPLFADRFPYAGGKPHYAAYLENEDGFEVELVALEHSGDGDAFTQPG; encoded by the coding sequence GTGACCCCGGAGCTCACCACCGACCGGCTCCGGCTGCGGGCCCTGACCGAAGCCGACACCGACGCCGTGGTGGCGGTGTTCGCCGACCCGGAGATGAGCCGGTTCTTCGCCGCCGACTTCTCCGACCCCGCCCAGGCCCGCGCCATGGTGGCCCGCCGCCTCGCCTACGACGGGCCCGAAGGCCAGGGCCACTGGGTGGTCGAGCACGAGGGTGAAGTCGTCGGCGTCGCCCACCTTCGACCGTCGTCCGAGCTGCCCGGCGCCGTCGCCGAGCTGGGCTACTACGTCGCCGCGAAGCACGCGGGGAAGGGCTTCGCCACCGAAGCCGGCCGTGCGCTCGTGGCCCACGGCCTCACCACGCTCGGCCTGCCCGCCGTGTGGGCGCTTGTCCACGAGGGCAACGCGGCCAGCCTCGCGATCACCCAGCGGCTCGGCTTCCTCGACGTCGGCTCCGGTGTGCACTACGGCGACGGGCACCGCGTGCTCGTCGCGCTCCCCACCGCACACGGGCGGCCGCACCACATCGAGCTCTGGGTGCCCGACCTCGCGCGCGCCGAACGCAGCTGGGGCTGGCTGCTGGGGCGGCTGGGCTGGCGCGAGTTCCAGCGCTGGCCCGACGGCGTCACCTGGCGCCTCGGCCCCACCTACCTGGTGGTGGAGGCCTCGCCCGCGATGGCCGCCGGACCGCACGAACGCTTGCGCCCCGGCCTCAACCACCTCGCCCTGCACGTCGCCACCCGCGCCGAAGTCGAGGAGTTCGCACAAGGCGGGCCCGGCTGGCGGCCGCTGTTCGCGGACCGTTTCCCCTACGCGGGCGGGAAACCGCACTACGCGGCCTACCTCGAGAACGAGGATGGCTTCGAGGTCGAGCTTGTTGCCCTCGAACACTCGGGAGACGGGGACGCGTTCACCCAACCGGGTTAG